In a single window of the Anabas testudineus chromosome 17, fAnaTes1.2, whole genome shotgun sequence genome:
- the pitrm1 gene encoding presequence protease, mitochondrial has product MFRQTKAVLHKLRYLSLNGQQHVWRQESTSARERALQYLPGQRIHGFTVKEVVAVPDLFLTAVKLTHDKTGAKYLHAARDDSNNLFSVQFRTTPMDSTGVPHILEHTVLCGSKKYPCRDPFFKMLNRSLSTFMNAFTASDYTMYPFSTQNSKDFQNLLSVYLDAVFFPCLRELDFWQEGWRLENEKPTDPNSPLVFKGVVFNEMKGAFSDNERLYAQHLQNKLYPDHTYSVVSGGEPLVIPDLTWEQLKQFHATHYHPSNARFFTYGDLPLEQHLKQIEEEALSKFECIDPNTEVPSQPHWTSPREDHVTCSPDALAPDPTRQNTLCVSYLLGDITDTFEGFTLSLLSSLMISGPNSPFYKALIEPKIGTDFSSVVGYDGSTKEASFSIGLQGMAEEDTERVKQIISQTIDDIINNGFEEERIEALLHKIEIQMKHQSTNFGLSLASYIASSWNHDGDPVELLQISDSVAKFRQTLKENPHFLQEKVKHYFKENTHRLTLSMSPDEAYLEKQANAEEEKLQKKIQALSDRDREEIYKKGLELLAAQSKTQDASCLPALKVSDIEPTIPITPVQISTAGGVPVQYCEQPTNGMVYFRAMCSLNSLPEDLRLYVPLFCSVITKMGCGALDYRQQAQQMELRTGGMSVSTQVIPDSTELDVYEQGVLLFSLCLDRNLPHMFKLWSDIFNSPHFDDEERLRVLVMMSAQELANGISYSGHTYAMTRAGRHLTPAGDLQETFGGMEQVKFMKRVAEMSDFSQVIRALPRIKKHILNPENMRFAINATPQKMSDTAAQLESFMKDVAENRKERKPVRPNITERRLDPLAESGPTRKLVSELNFQPCQMKTFFQMPFPVNFVSKSIRTVPFTHEDYASLCILARMMTAKFLHGEIREKGGAYGGGARMGAGGLFSFYSYRDPNSVQTLSAFFRGIDWAKSGQFTQQDIDEAKLSVFSAVDSPVAPADKGMGRFLSGVTDEMKQSYRQRLFTVSHKNLVDVAERYFNVGQLTYGVAILGPENDTIKKDPSWIVK; this is encoded by the exons ATGTTTCGGCAGACGAAGGCTGTGCTCCACAAACTTCGATACCTCAG TTTGAATGGACAGCAGCATGTGTGGAGACAGGAGAGCACTTCAGCTAGAGAGAGGGCTCTTCAGTACCTGCCAGGACAGAGGATCCACGGGTTCACAGTCAAAGAG GTCGTAGCAGTCCCTGACTTGTTTCTCACAGCAGTGAAGCTGACCCATGATAAAACTGGAGCTAAGTACTTGCATGCAGCCAGAGATGACTCTAACAACCTCTTCAG TGTCCAGTTCAGGACCACCCCCATGGATAGCACAGGGGTTCCACACATCCTTGAGCACACGGTGCTCTGTGGATCGAAAAAGTATCCGTGCAGAGACCCTTTCTTCAAGATGCTCAACAGGTCTCTGTCCACCTTCATGAACGCCTTCACAG CCAGCGACTACACCATGTATCCGTTCTCCACACAAAATAGCAAAGACTTCCAGAATCTTCTGTCCGTCTATCTGGATGCAGTTTTCTTCCCTTGTTTACGAGAGCTGGACTTTTG GCAGGAGGGCTGGAGGCTGGAGAATGAAAAGCCCACAGATCCCAACTCTCCTTTGGTGTTTAAAGGAGTGGTGTTCAATGAAATGAAGGGAGCTTTT tcgGATAACGAGCGCTTATACGCCCAGCACCTTCAGAACAAGCTGTATCCAGACCACACATACTCTGTGGTGTCAGGAGGAGAACCTCTGGTCATCCCCGACCTGACCTGGGAGCAGCTCAAACAGTTCCACGCTACACACTACCACCCCAGCAACGCTAG GTTCTTCACTTATGGAGATTTACCTTTGGAGCAGCATCTGAAGCAGATTGAAGAGGAAGCACTGTCCAAGTTTGAATGTATTGACCCTAACACAGAGGTCCCCTCCCAGCCGCACTGGACCAGCCCT CGTGAAGATCATGTGACCTGCAGCCCTGATGCTCTAGCTCCAGATCCAACCAggcagaacacactgtgtgtgagcTACCTGCTGGGAGA CATCACAGACACGTTTGAAGGATTCACTCTCAGCCTGCTGTCCTCTCTGATGATCTCTGGACCAAACTCTCCTTTCTACAAAGCTCTCATTGAACCCAAAATAGGAACAGACTTCTCCTCTGTCGTAGG ATACGATGGCAGCACCAAAGAAGCATCGTTCAGCATCGGCCTGCAGGGAATGGCTGAGGAGGACACAGAGCGGGTCAAACAAATCATAAGCCAAACCATTGATGACATTATAAA CAACGGCTTCGAGGAGGAAAGGATCGAGGCTCTCCTACACAAGATTGAGATCCAGATGAAACACCAGTCCACTAACTTCGGCCTGTCTCTGGCCTCG TACATAGCATCATCGTGGAACCATGACGGTGACCCcgtggagctgctgcagatcAGCGACAGCGTTGCCAAGTTCAGACAGACCCTGAAAGAAAACCCTCACTTCCTCCAGGAGAAAGTGAAGCATTACTTTAAG gagaacacacacagactgacccTGTCCATGAGCCCAGACGAGGCCTATCTGGAGAAACAGGCCAATgctgaggaggagaagctgcagaaaaagatCCAGGCTCTGTctgatagagacagagaggagatctACAAGAAAG GTCTGGAGCTGCTAGCTGCTCAAAGTAAAACCCAGGATGCCTCCTGCCTGCCTGCACTCAAGGTGTCCGACATTGAGCCCACAATTCCCATCACCCCTGTTCAAATCAGCACTGCAG GAGGCGTGCCGGTTCAGTACTGTGAGCAGCCCACCAACGGGATGGTTTACTTCAGAGCCATGTGTAGTCTCAACAGCCTGCCAGAGGACCTCCGGCTTTATGTCCCACTCTTCTGCAGTGTTATTACCAA GATGGGCTGTGGAGCTCTGGACTACAGGCAGCAGGCCCAGCAGATGGAGCTGAGGACAGGGGGCATGTCTGTTTCCACCCAGGTCATCCCCGACTCCACCGAGCTGGATGTGTATGAGCAG GGCGTCCTCCTGTTCTCCTTGTGTCTGGACAGGAACCTTCCTCATATGTTCAAGCTGTGGAGCGACATATTCAACAG ccCCCACTTTGATGATGAAGAGCGACTTAGGGTGCTGGTGATGATGTCAGCACAGGAGCTGGCCAATGGGATCTCATACTCTGGTCACACATACGCCATGACCCGGGCAGGACGTCACCTGACCCCAGCAGGAGACCTCCAGGAGACTTTTGGTGGAATGGAGCAG GTCAAGTTCATGAAGAGGGTAGCTGAGATGTCGGACTTCAGCCAAGTCATCAGAGCGTTACCCAGGATCAAAAAGCACATCCTCAATCCGGAAAACATGAG GTTTGCGATCAACGCCACTCCACAGAAAATGtctgacacagcagcacagctggaGAGTTTTATGAAGGACGTTGCTGAAAACAGGAAGGAACGCAAACCTGTCAGACCAAATATCACTGAG AGACGTCTTGACCCTCTGGCTGAGTCTGGACCAACCAGGAAACTCGTGTCT GAGCTGAATTTCCAGCCGTGTCAGATGAAAACCTTCTTCCAGATGCCGTTTCCTGTCAATTTTGTCAGCAAGAGTATACGTACGGTGCCCTTTACGCACGAGGACTACGCCAG TTTGTGCATCTTGGCGAGGATGATGACGGCTAAATTCCTCCATGGAGAGATCCGCGAGAAAGGTGGAGCATATGGGGGCGGGGCCCGGATGGGAGCAGGTGGCCTGTTCTCCTTCTACTCCTACAG GGACCCAAACTCGGTGCAGACGTTGTCTGCGTTCTTTAGAGGCATTGACTGGGCAAAGTCAGGACAGTTCACCCAGCAAGACATCGACGAGGCCAAACTGTCAGTCTTCTCAGCTGTCGACTCCCCCGTGGCCCCCGCTGACAAAG gaaTGGGCCGTTTCCTCAGCGGAGTCACAGATGAGATGAAGCAGAGTTACAGACAAAGACTGTTCACAGTCAGTCATAAAAACCTGGTGGACGTTGCAGAAAG ATACTTTAATGTGGGTCAGCTGACGTATGGTGTTGCCATCCTCGGCCCAGAGAACGACACGATAAAGAAAGATCCATCGTGGATTGTAAAATGA